The Endozoicomonas sp. 4G DNA segment TGTTTCCGGATGAAGTCTACGTTTTTACCCCAAAGGGTCATATTCTCGAATTACCCAAGGGCGCTACTCCTGTTGATTTTGCCTACACCGTTCATACGGATGTCGGCAACACCTGCGTCGCCTGTCGTATAGATCGTCGTCTGGCATCCCTGAGTCAGCCATTGCAGAGTGGGCAGACGATAGAAATTGTCACGGCATCTGGTGCAAGGCCTAATGTCACCTGGTTGAATTTTGTGGTGACCGGCAAAGCCCGATCCAATATACGTCACTTCCTCAAAAACCAGCGGCGCAACGAATCCATCGCGCTTGGCCGTCGACTGCTGAACAAGGCTCTGGTCAGCTTCGAGAGTCATCTGGATGATATGGACGAGCAGGCCTTGCAGGGTCAGATTAAAGCGCTCAAATGCGATACTCTGGATGACCTTCTGGAAGACATTGGTTTAGGCAACCGCATGGCCTACGTCGTTGCGCGTATGCTAATGGAGCCTGGCAGTGTGAAAACCGAGAAAACCCAGATTGATACGTCTGACTTTGAAAGGCCGCTGTCAATCCGGGGCACAGAAGGCATGGTGATCAGCTTTGCCAAATGCTGTTATCCGATTCCGGGCGATCCGGTGGTCGGCAATGTCAGCTCAGGCCGTGGCATCGTCATTCATACGGAAAGCTGTAAAAACATTGTTGATATTCGTCACAGCCCTGAAAAAGTGCTGGAAGTAGACTGGGATAAAGATGTTTCCGGCGAGTTCATGGTAGAGCTGCTGGTGGAGCTGGAACATCATCGTGGCATGATTGCTTCTTTGGCCACCAGTGTCACCGCTGTGGAAGGCAATATTGAAAAAATCAGCATGGAAGAGCGTGATGCCAGTTTCTGCATGGTGCAGCTGGTGATCAAGGTGAGGGACCGTCTCCATCTGGCCCGAATCATCAAACGCCTTCGTGTCATTAAGGGCGTTCACTCCATTAACCGTCGTAGAGTAGCCTAGCCGGACAAAAAACATGAGTAACAGACAGACCATCAACACTGAAAATGCACCTCAAGCCATTGGGACTTATTCTCAAGCGGTTAAGGCGGGAACCACTGTTTATGTTTCCGGCCAGATTCCCCTGGTTCCCCAAACCATGGAGTTGGAGCAGGGAGACTTCAAGGCCCAGACCCGGCGCTGCTTTGAAAATCTGAAAGCGATTGCCGAAGCAGCTGGCGGCGAACTTCAGGATGCCGCAAAAGTAGGCATTTTCCTGACTGACCTTAGCAACTTTAGTGCGGTCAACGAAGTGATGGCCGAGTACTTCACTCAACCTTACCCCGCCCGTGCTGCTATTGGTGTGAAAGAGCTGCCCAAAGGTGTGCCGGTTGAGATTGATGCCATTCTGGAGTTGAGGTAGTTTTTTAACAACGGTCCGGGAATCATTATCAGGGTTATCGAATGAGCGTGAGACCCGCACCGAACTAGTGCAGCCAAGCTCCGATATCCGTACACCCCTCGCTCCTACGCTCCAGATTATCAATGGCACCCAAGCTCCGCTCAGGGTGAACGGAGCTAGAGTGCCATTGATAGAGGGAACCCGTCAATTTCATTGAAACCGTGTACTAAGTGGGTGATGTAAGCTCGGTTTTTGTGGAGCAAGCCTGTGAACTATCACGGCAATTTTTTCAGGGGACATAACCAGTTTCTTTGAGTCAACTGCTCTGCTTAATTGGTGGTTGAATCTGACAGGTGTGTGCACAGAGCTTCGCAGAGTAAATGAGAATTCAGATTACGTTGCGTCAGTTCGCAGGCCTGTCGTCCTTCGTGTACGACACTGACCCAGTGATCGATCATGTCGTGAAAACCTTTAGACTTTAGCATCGGGGTCCAGTCAGGCAGACTCAAGGTCTGTTCTTCATTGCCTTGCCATCGAAGGCCTGATGTAAAAGAATCGAAACGAAAAGAGGTATTTGGGTAATCAGCCTGAATCGTTTCACGGGTTTTTCCAGCCATACGATTCATAGACGCCTGCAAGAGAGTTTTGCCAGCTTGCCATTGAATATCCAGTCGTGCCAGATTGCTGCCAGTCTTCTGATAATAAATAGATAGATCTTCCGGGGAGGTATCACCTTCTATATTGATACTGTCCAGAGCATGAATGAAGTCGTCAAAAACAAAGGTTCTGAGTTCGCCTGACAGATGGTATCGGTGTTTTTCCCAGCGTAGAGCCAGCAGATCACTTTTCTCATAAAGGTGCTGGTTTAGCAGTGGTAAATATCGACGATTGAAGCCCATAAACAGGGGCTGATTCTTTTTGGCTGCCAGTTCGTAAAGTGCTTCACATTGGCTGTAATGATCAGAGAGTGGCTTGTCGACAAACACTGGTAATCCAGTGTTCAAAAAGAACCGGGCTATCTCAAAATGGGAAGGGGTTGAGCTGTGAATCATCACTGCATCTATGTCATGTGTGGGCAGAGATAGGTAATCTGTAAAGGTTTCAGTAATTCGGTATTGCCTTGCCAGATAATTAAGGGCTTCGGCGTTTCTTGTACAAAAAATCAGTTCCAGATCTGCCTTTTGGGTCAATACAGGCAGGTAAGCTTTTTGGGCAATGCCGCCTAATCCGATAATCGCTATTTTCATACTTGTTCAACAATGATTATTCAACAGTAGTCGAGCTCAACAGCTCTGAGTAGCCAGCCTTATAGTCTGGAAACCTGAACCTGTAACCCGCATCAATGATTTTTTGATTGCTGCAACGTTTGCTGCTTCTTTGAGGCGCAGGATGGCTGTCATCCAGCGTTATATTGAGTTGCTCTGCCAGCCAGTGCAGCACTTCGTACATGGGAGCCGGTTCGTGATCAACACCCAGGTACAGGGAGTCAACAGGAAGCTTTTGTTCATCACGGTGAATCAGGTGAGCAAGGATACCGGCGCAATCATCCCGATGAATGCGGTTGCCATAAACGACAGGTTCTGCACTACAGCCTTCACCAGTCTTTACCCGGTTGATCATGTGGTTTCTTCCGGGCCCGTAAATACCGCCAAAACGAACCGCTGTTGCAGGAAAAGGACTGTTGATTAAAATCGCTTCTGCTTCCAGCATGATCTTCCCGGAATAACGGTCAGGGTTCGTGGGCGACGTTTCATCCACCCACTGACCTTCATTCTGGTGATAACTGCCGGTACTGGAGGTAAACAGTACCCGCTCTGGCCGCTGGCCTTCTGCCTGAAGGCGGGAAAGCACGTTGGCAAGCCCCTTTAAATAGGCGTTGCGGTAATGGTCTTCACCGGGTCCGTCGGCGGCGGCCGCATAAACGACATAGTCTATCTTGTCAGGCCATTGGCCCAGCTGTTCCGGGTCCGACAGATCGCCCCGTACAGGATGAACGCCCTGGGGCAAACGGTCGATGTTCCGACGTAATCCCCAGACGGAGTAATGGCCTGTGTCCAGAAGTTGTAGTGCCAATTGGCAACCGACATCGCCGCAACCGGCGATCAATACATTTTTGTTCATAGGGGCCCCGTAAAAAAGAAGGACACCCGTGAGTGTCCTTTATCTTCGATGAATTGCAAGTAATCTTGTTAAAATGGAGTGCTTCTCTCTGCTGCTTTGGTGATTTATCTTCCGCTTTTGGCAGAAGCCACAGGAATAGTTTGAAAAAAAAACTGTTTAAATTTACAGTGTTCTGATTATTTTCAGGCAGGCTCCATTATTATGACTCTCACAGAATTGCGCTATATCGTGACTCTTGCCCAGGAGCAGCATTTTGGGCGTGCTGCTGCCCAGTGCCATGTCAGTCAGCCGACCCTCAGTGTCGGAGTGAAAAAACTGGAAGATGAGCTTGGAGTAGCCCTGTTTGAACGATCGCGCAATTCGTTACGGGTGACCCCCATGGGGGAAAAGGTCGTCCACCAGGCCCGGAAAGTTCTGGAAGAAGTATCAGGGATCAAACAGATTGCCAAGACCGGGCGCGATCAGTTGGCCTCACCCCTGAGAGTGGGCGCCATCTACACCATTGGGCCTTACCTGTTTCCACACCTTGTGCCCCAGTTGGCGCAGGTAGCACCTGAAATGCCGCTGTACATTGAAGAGAACTTCACCGCGGTGTTGCGAAAAAAACTGAGAATGGGCGAGCTGGACGCTATTATTATCGCACTGCCGTTTACCGAGCCGGATGTCTTGACCCTGCCGCTGTACGACGATCCTTTCAGGGTTTTATTGCCAGCCGGGCATCCTTGGCAATCAAAGCAGGAGGTAGACCCCGCAGAACTGGTGAACGAAGAGTTACTGCTTCTGGGGCAAGGCCACTGTTTCAGGGATCAGGTCATGGAGGCCTGCCCGCTTCTGGCTCAGAAAGACGATGTGGGTGGTGAAGAAGGCGGTGGCATTGAAGCTTCTTCTCTGGAAACGATCCGCCATATGGTGGCTTCCGGAATGGGCATCAGTGTACTGCCTGAATCGGCTCTGGTCGGCAATTATTATGCTCCCGATGTCCTGTCATCTAAACCTTTTCGCTCACCGTCACCCAGTCGAACGGTGGCTTTGGCCTGGCGTGCCAGCTTCCCGAGACCCAAGGCAATAGATGCATTATCCAGTGCTCTCAGACTATGCTCTGTCCTGGAAGGCAAATGAATAAAAAGTAATAGCCGTGAGGTGATATGGTGAAGCCCCTGCATGAGACTCCTGTGACAGCACTAAAAGGTGTTGGGGCGGCGCTCGCCGACAAGTTGGCAAAAATTCATATTCATAACCTGCAAGACCTGCTTTTTCACCTGCCCCTGAGATATCAGGATCGTACCCGCATTACGCCCATTGCTGCTATTCATCCGGAAGGGGATTATGTTATTCAGGGCTCCGTTGTCGCTGCTGATGTTTTGATGGGGAAGCGTCAGAGTCTGCTTTGCCGTATCAGTGATGGCACCGGTTCTGTCGGGTTGCGGTTCTATCATTTCTCCAGCGCACAGCGGAATCATCTCAAACCGGGCACCGAGGTTCGTTGTTTTGGACAGCCCCGCAGGGGAGCCAGCGGCCTGGAGATCTATCACCCTGAATACCGGGTGATCAAGCCGGATCATGATCTGGAGGTTGAGGAAACCCTGACGCCAGTTTATCCGGCCACCGAAGGGCTCACCCAGCAGAGAATCCGAAGTCTTTGTGAGCAGGCCCTGGGCCAGCTGAATCATCCTGATGCCCTTCAGGAGTGGCTGCCTGAAAATGTCAGATGGCAATACCAGTTAGGGTCGCTGGTGGATGCCCTGGAGTTCCTGCACTCGCCGCCCCCCAATGTTTCTGTTGAACTGCTTTCTGAAGGTCGCCATCCGGCGCAAATACGGTTGGCTTTTGAAGAGCTTCTGGCTCACAACCTGAGTATGCAGAAGTTGCGAAGTCTGATCCGTACGGTAAAAAGCTATGCCATGCCACCCGGGCAGACACTCACCCGTGACTTTCGTAAACAGCTGCCATTTTCCCTGACCGGCGCTCAAGAAAAGGTACTGGCGGAAATCAGTCAGGATATGATGGAGCCTGATCCCATGTTGAGGCTGGTTCAGGGTGATGTGGGTTCGGGTAAAACCGTGGTGGCTGCTCTGGCTGCCCTTCAGGCGATAGAGAATGGTTATCAGGCGGCGGTTATGGCACCCACGGAAATATTGGCTGAGCAGCATGAGAAAAATTTTAAGGAATGGCTGAAACCGTTGGGGATTTCTGTCGCCTATCTGTCAGGAAAAACCAAAGGTAAAAAGCGTCAGCAGGTTCTGGAAGACATTGCCCAGGGTGACGCGGCTGTGGTTGTCGGTACTCATGCCCTTTTTCAGGAAGAGGTGCAGTTCAAAAAGCTGGGTCTGGCCATTATCGATGAACAACATCGTTTTGGTGTGCACCAGAGAATGGCACTGCGAAAAAAAGGCGAGTTGAACGGTGGCCAACCTCATCAGCTGATTATGACCGCAACACCGATCCCCCGAACGCTGGCCATGAGCGCCTATGCTGACTTGGATTGTTCGGTCATCGATGAACTGCCCCCGGGCCGAACACCGGTTAATACCGTTGTGATTGGCGATGACCGCCGTGACCAGGTGATAGAGCGCCTGCGCTCAGCCTGTTTGGGGGGCCGTCAGGCGTACTGGGTCTGCACCTTGATTGAAGAATCAGAAGCTTTGCAGTGCCAGGCCGCCGAGGTGACTGCTGAACAGTTACGTGAGGCACTGCCTGAGCTTTCCATCGGGTTGGTCCATGGTCGAATGAAAGCGGCTGAAAAGCTTGAAGTCATGGCTGCTTTCAAGTCCGGGCATCTGCATCTGCTGGTGGCCACTACGGTGATTGAAGTGGGCGTGGATGTCCCTAATGCCAGCCTGATGATTATTGAAAATCCGGAGCGATTAGGTCTGGCTCAATTACATCAGTTAAGAGGTCGTGTTGGTCGGGGCAGTATAGCCAGTCACTGTCTTTTGATGTATCACGCCCCGCTTTCCCAGCAGAGCAGGGAGCGTTTGCAGGTGATGCGAGACTCCAGCGATGGCTTTGTTATTGCTGAAAAAGATCTGCAATTACGTGGACCGGGAGAAGTGTTGGGCACCCGGCAGACCGGGCTTGCCCAGTTCAAAGTGGCAGACCTTGAACGGGATGCCATTTTGCTGGATCAGGTCAGGGATGCCGCTCAGAAGGTGCTGAAAGAGGCACCACAAAATGTAGAGCCATTGGTGCTGCGCTGGCTGGGTCATGCTGAGAAATACGCTCATGTTTGATTTTTAAAAAAACAAAAATTCACTTGCAAACGTTCTGGCTAGGTATAGAATGAGAATCATTCTCATTACAACTAAAGGAGTTGCCTATCGAGACCAGACTTTTTGACCTGATAAACTGGTAAACAGCTACCAGTACTCGCATATCCTCATCGTTTTGGCGGCTCGTCCCAAGCCGCCTTTTTTCTTCCATCCTTTATTTATTTAATGCCCGGATTCTGTTGATTTCAGTTTTTTCAACTAATTTGGAAGAAACGAAAGATGATAATAAATGGAGAGAGCGACAATGTCTGAGCTGAATTCGAATTCTCAACAGTTAGAAAATCTCGAATATGCAGGGTTCCTCGACCGATTCTGGGCAACGTTGGTCGACACTCTGATTCTGATTGCCATTACTTTTTCCCTTACCATGATGATTGATGGCAATCAGCTGACGATTGCAGATTCAAGGCGACTTCTGGATCCGGCAGGTATCATTACTAACTTTGCGCTTCCGGTAGTGGCGGTGATCTTATTCTGGCATTACAAGAGTGCTACACCCGGTAAAATGGTTGTCTCAATGAAAATCGTTGATGCAAAAACGGGTCTTGCTCCGGGTCTGTTTCAGTCGGTCATTCGTTACCTGGCCTACTTTATCTCGATTTTGCCCCTGTTTCTGGGCTTTTTCTGGATCTTGGTGGATAAGAGAAAGCAAGGCTGGCATGACAAACTGGCGGGTACTGTCGTAGTGAGGCACAGAAAATAGATCATCCCATCCGGGATCGTGATATGCCCGTCGGGTTAAACGGGTTAAGGTCCGTGGTTTCTCAGGTTGTCTGGTCGTTGTCTTCTGTCAGTCTCTTCTTTAGAATCCGCGCGCTGTTTAACCCAGAGAAGTTATCCCCGAGAAGTTTCTCCCGACGGCCTGTCTGAATCGGAGGCAATATTGTTCGAACTTAGAGCTAATAAAGTAGCTACCATGAAAAACGACCTGCTATCAGGTCTGACGGTAGCACTGGCATTGGTGCCCGAAGCGGTAGCCTTTGCATTTGTCGCAGGAGTAGAGCCACTGGTGGGTCTCTACGCAGCATTTATGGTAGGGCTTATCACGGCTGCAATCGGTGGTCGTCCGGGTATGATTTCCGGTGCTACCGGCGCACTGGCTGTGGTGATGGTCAGTCTGGTGGCAGACCATGGCGTGCAGTACCTCTTTGCAACTGTTGTGCTGATGGGGATCATCCAGGTTTTGGCCGGGATGCTCAAGCTGGGTAAATTTATCCGCATGGTGCCCCATCCGGTGATGCTGGGCTTCGTTAATGGTCTGGCCATCGTTATTTTCCTGGCTCAGCTGGGTCAATTCGGCGTTGAAGGCGCAACAGGCTGGCTGTCCGGCACCTTTATGGAAGGCAGTGTTATTGACATAGCCTGGATGCAGGGCAGTGAACTTGGCATGATGCTGGGTCTGGTGGCTTTGACCATGGCTATTATCCACTTCCTGCCGAAGCTGACGACCGCTATTCCTTCTTCTCTGGCTGCTATTCTTGTGGTTTCTCTGCTGGTTATTGGTCTTGATCTGGATACCCGAACGGTGGGAGATGTCGCTGGCATTGCGGGTG contains these protein-coding regions:
- a CDS encoding RDD family protein, which translates into the protein MSELNSNSQQLENLEYAGFLDRFWATLVDTLILIAITFSLTMMIDGNQLTIADSRRLLDPAGIITNFALPVVAVILFWHYKSATPGKMVVSMKIVDAKTGLAPGLFQSVIRYLAYFISILPLFLGFFWILVDKRKQGWHDKLAGTVVVRHRK
- the recG gene encoding ATP-dependent DNA helicase RecG, whose amino-acid sequence is MVKPLHETPVTALKGVGAALADKLAKIHIHNLQDLLFHLPLRYQDRTRITPIAAIHPEGDYVIQGSVVAADVLMGKRQSLLCRISDGTGSVGLRFYHFSSAQRNHLKPGTEVRCFGQPRRGASGLEIYHPEYRVIKPDHDLEVEETLTPVYPATEGLTQQRIRSLCEQALGQLNHPDALQEWLPENVRWQYQLGSLVDALEFLHSPPPNVSVELLSEGRHPAQIRLAFEELLAHNLSMQKLRSLIRTVKSYAMPPGQTLTRDFRKQLPFSLTGAQEKVLAEISQDMMEPDPMLRLVQGDVGSGKTVVAALAALQAIENGYQAAVMAPTEILAEQHEKNFKEWLKPLGISVAYLSGKTKGKKRQQVLEDIAQGDAAVVVGTHALFQEEVQFKKLGLAIIDEQHRFGVHQRMALRKKGELNGGQPHQLIMTATPIPRTLAMSAYADLDCSVIDELPPGRTPVNTVVIGDDRRDQVIERLRSACLGGRQAYWVCTLIEESEALQCQAAEVTAEQLREALPELSIGLVHGRMKAAEKLEVMAAFKSGHLHLLVATTVIEVGVDVPNASLMIIENPERLGLAQLHQLRGRVGRGSIASHCLLMYHAPLSQQSRERLQVMRDSSDGFVIAEKDLQLRGPGEVLGTRQTGLAQFKVADLERDAILLDQVRDAAQKVLKEAPQNVEPLVLRWLGHAEKYAHV
- a CDS encoding RidA family protein — translated: MSNRQTINTENAPQAIGTYSQAVKAGTTVYVSGQIPLVPQTMELEQGDFKAQTRRCFENLKAIAEAAGGELQDAAKVGIFLTDLSNFSAVNEVMAEYFTQPYPARAAIGVKELPKGVPVEIDAILELR
- a CDS encoding hydrogen peroxide-inducible genes activator, translated to MTLTELRYIVTLAQEQHFGRAAAQCHVSQPTLSVGVKKLEDELGVALFERSRNSLRVTPMGEKVVHQARKVLEEVSGIKQIAKTGRDQLASPLRVGAIYTIGPYLFPHLVPQLAQVAPEMPLYIEENFTAVLRKKLRMGELDAIIIALPFTEPDVLTLPLYDDPFRVLLPAGHPWQSKQEVDPAELVNEELLLLGQGHCFRDQVMEACPLLAQKDDVGGEEGGGIEASSLETIRHMVASGMGISVLPESALVGNYYAPDVLSSKPFRSPSPSRTVALAWRASFPRPKAIDALSSALRLCSVLEGK
- a CDS encoding Gfo/Idh/MocA family oxidoreductase; translated protein: MKIAIIGLGGIAQKAYLPVLTQKADLELIFCTRNAEALNYLARQYRITETFTDYLSLPTHDIDAVMIHSSTPSHFEIARFFLNTGLPVFVDKPLSDHYSQCEALYELAAKKNQPLFMGFNRRYLPLLNQHLYEKSDLLALRWEKHRYHLSGELRTFVFDDFIHALDSINIEGDTSPEDLSIYYQKTGSNLARLDIQWQAGKTLLQASMNRMAGKTRETIQADYPNTSFRFDSFTSGLRWQGNEEQTLSLPDWTPMLKSKGFHDMIDHWVSVVHEGRQACELTQRNLNSHLLCEALCTHLSDSTTN
- a CDS encoding SDR family oxidoreductase, which produces MNKNVLIAGCGDVGCQLALQLLDTGHYSVWGLRRNIDRLPQGVHPVRGDLSDPEQLGQWPDKIDYVVYAAAADGPGEDHYRNAYLKGLANVLSRLQAEGQRPERVLFTSSTGSYHQNEGQWVDETSPTNPDRYSGKIMLEAEAILINSPFPATAVRFGGIYGPGRNHMINRVKTGEGCSAEPVVYGNRIHRDDCAGILAHLIHRDEQKLPVDSLYLGVDHEPAPMYEVLHWLAEQLNITLDDSHPAPQRSSKRCSNQKIIDAGYRFRFPDYKAGYSELLSSTTVE